A DNA window from Impatiens glandulifera chromosome 7, dImpGla2.1, whole genome shotgun sequence contains the following coding sequences:
- the LOC124945553 gene encoding putative BPI/LBP family protein At1g04970 encodes MATTFFFPVLILLSVFHSIHAQSVEESFISVDLFKKGIDFGKDLAVKKGISALIPFQLPQIEAAVKIPLIGTVYLTLSNISLNEVNVSSSSVQPGDTGLILIVSGASASLTMNWGYRYVSVLVISDNGTASVQVENMEVGLAVSLNNEEGNLKLTLLDCGCIVNDLFIKMDGGASWLYQGIVTAFESKIRSAIEVSIVEQIGDVITELDSLLQTIPRAVEIDNVAGINITTVNEPVLDGYSLGVEINGLFMAMGESHVNKSVVTNSTKTIQSLVSCGVPAKMAGISIHERVLNSASSVYFNAGVMNFIVRNQTFLNTVHWKHIVPRLYKKYPKADMILNISASSPPVITVTSESIDAAINVEMTVEVLDEGEPVPVACILSMFTISGNPSISRDAIKGSIILNDFTMHLKSSSIGRLHIGMVKPFIEIILRTVGIPYVNLMLSWGSSLPGFMGYTIHNARFDYVDSRIIMCTDFHHVKKV; translated from the exons ATGGCGACCACTTTCTTCTTTCCCGTCCTCATCCTCCTATCCGTTTTCCATTCAATACACGCTCAATCAGTCGAAGAAAGCTTCATTTCCGTCGATTTGTTCAAGAAAGGAATTGATTTCGGGAAAGATTTAGCCGTTAAAAAGGGGATCTCCGCTTTGATTCCGTTTCAGCTACCGCAGATCGAAGCTGCTGTTAAGATACCTCTTATCGGTACAGTTTACTTAACACTTTCGAATATCTCTCTCAATGAGGTTAATGTATCTTCTTCAAGTGTTCAACCTGGAGATACTGGTTTGATTCTTATTGTTTCTGGTGCAAGTGCATCTTTGACTATGAATTGGGGTTACAGATATGTTTCTGTTCTAGTTATCTCTGATAATGGTACAGCATCTGTCCAG GTTGAAAATATGGAAGTAGGCTTGGCTGTGAGTTTGAATAATGAAGAAGGAAATCTTAAGCTTACTCTCCTTGATTGTGGATGTATTGTTAATGATCTTTTCATAAAGATGGATGGTGGAGCATCTTGGCTTTACCAAGG TATAGTGACTGCTTTCGAAAGTAAAATAAGATCAGCCATAGAAGTTTCAATTGTTGAGCAAATTGGAGATGTAATTACAGAGCTGGATTCATTACTGCAAACAATTCCAAGAGCAGTTGAGATAGACAATGTTGCGGGTATTAACATTACAACTGTGAATGAGCCGGTTTTAGATGGTTATTCGTTAGGCGTGGAGATTAATGGTTTGTTCATGGCAATGGGTGAAAGTCATGTAAATAAGTCTGTTGTTACTAACAGTACTAAAACAATTCAATCATTAGTTTCATGTGGAGTTCCAGCCAAGATGGCTGGGATATCGATACACGAAAGAGTTCTTAACTCGGCTTCCTCTGTTTACTTCAAT GCGGGTGTTATGAATTTCATTGTGCGAAACCAAACCTTCTTAAACACCGTTCATTGGAAACATATTGTTCCTCGGTTGTACAAGAAATACCCGAAAGCTGACATGATTCTCAACATTTCTGCTTCTTCACCGCCTGTCATAACAGTTACAAGCGAGAGCATTGATGCTGCGATTAATGTAGAAATGACCGTTGAAGTATTGGATGAGGGTGAACCAGTGCCAGTCGCATGCATTCTCTCG ATGTTTACAATATCGGGTAACCCATCAATCTCAAGGGATGCTATAAAGGGAAGTATCATATTAAACGATTTCACCATGCACTTGAAATCGAGTAGTATTGGCAGGTTGCATATTGGCATGGTTAAG CCATTTATAGAAATTATTCTGAGAACAGTTGGCATTCCTTATGTGAACTTGATGTTGTCTTGGGGTTCGTCTCTACCTGGTTTCATGGGTTACACCATTCATAATGCTCGGTTTGATTATGTCGATTCGAGGATCATCATGTGCACAGATTTTCATCATGTCAAGAAAGTGTGA
- the LOC124945665 gene encoding syntaxin-52-like yields MASSQDPWVREYNEAAKLAEDINGMLSDRLSLPASGPETQRHASNMRRKITILGTKLDSLQSSRLPSKQSLTEKEMNRRKDAVANLRSKANQMASTLNMSNFSNRDSLLGPEIKPADAMKRIEGLDNHGVVGLQRQIMREQDEGLEKLEETVISTKHIALAVNEELTLHTRLIDDLDEHVEVTNSRMQRVQRSLAILNRKTKGGCSCLSLLLSVVGIVVLAVVIWLLVKYL; encoded by the exons ATGGCTTCTTCACAAGACCCATGGGTAAGGGAGTATAATGAAGCAGCAAAGCTTGCTGAGGATATCAATGGGATGTTGTCCGATAGGTTATCTTTGCCTGCATCTGGACCTGAAACACAGCGTCATGCTTCAAATATGAGGAGAAAGATTACGATTTTGGGAACTAAACTTGATAGCTTGCAATCTTCAAGGCTTCCTTCCAAACAGTCCTT AACAGAGAAAGAGATGAATCGTCGCAAGGATGCTGTCGCAAACTTGAGATCGAAAGCGAATCAGATGGCTTCAACATTGAATATGTCAAATTTTTCCAACAGGGATAGTTTGCTAGGTCCAGAAATTAAACCTGCTGATGCTATGAAAAGAATAGAAGGTTTGGATAACCATGGGGTTGTTGGCCTTCAAAGGCAAATAATGAGAG aacaaGACGAAGGCCTTGAGAAATTGGAAGAGACGGTGATAAGTACTAAACATATTGCTTTGGCTGTTAATGAGGAGCTTACCCTGCATACTAGGCTTATT GATGACCTCGATGAACATGTGGAAGTGACAAACTCAAGGATGCAG AGAGTGCAAAGGAGCTTGGCAATTCTCAACAGAAAGACAAAAGGTGGTTGTTCATGTCTCTCTTTGCTTCTGTCTGTCGTTGGCATAGTTGTTCTGGCCGTTGTCATATGGTTGctagttaaatatttatag
- the LOC124945872 gene encoding putative BPI/LBP family protein At1g04970, whose protein sequence is MTPTVFFLGFLFLSNFHLTHVQSDEQGFISIDLFQKGIDFGKDLIIKKGVSSLTPLELPQIEKAVKIKLIGTVHLTLSDINLYKVDVSSSTVQPGENGLVLIVSGAKASLSMNWGYKYGTLIVISDKGTASVQVESMDISLTLNGKNQEGNLNLSLTDCGCKVNNISIKLDGGASWLYQIFVEAFEKKIRSAIEVAITKQIQNIITDLNPLLQTIPKEIRVDKISSINVTFVNDPVLDGSSIGVAINGLLSAINRTTGFDHRIQNIQSLSSCGRRPAKMGGISIHQNVLNSASAVYFNAGVMHLVLDKLPEQYLLNTAEWKYIIPQLYKKYPNADMILNISISSPPILSVSHQSIDATIYADITVGILDAGERVPVACISSLSTISCYPDISRDNITGSIKLNDFNMFLNWSNIGVLHMDLLQPFTETLLRTVAVPYLNLIFYWGLPLPTFKGYTLSNAKFSYVGSSVLICTNVHQVKKRKYYPVADQ, encoded by the exons ATGACACCCACTGTTTTCTTTCTGGGTTTtctatttttatcaaattttcatcTTACCCATGTTCAATCAGACGAACAAGGGTTCATTTCCATTGATTTATTTCAAAAGGGTATCGATTTTGGTAAGgatttaatcataaaaaaaggAGTTTCAAGCTTAACACCATTGGAACTTCCCCAAATTGAAAAGGCTGTGAAAATCAAGCTTATTGGTACTGTTCACTTAACTCTATCTGATATCAATCTATATAAGGTTGATGTGTCTTCTTCAACTGTTCAACCTGGTGAAAATGGATTGGTTTTGATTGTTTCTGGTGCAAAAGCGTCTCTTAGTATGAACTGGGGATATAAGTATGGTACTCTTATAGTTATTTCAGATAAAGGAACAGCTTCTGTACAG gtTGAAAGTATGGACATTAGCCTTACACTAAATGGGAAGAACCAAGAAGGAAACCTTAATCTATCTCTCACAGATTGTGGATGTAAAGTAAATAACATCTCTATAAAGTTGGATGGGGGAGCATCTTGGCTCTACCAAAT ATTTGTGGAAgcttttgaaaagaaaatacgTTCAGCAATTGAAGTTGCGATCACGAAACAGATTCAAAACATAATTACGGATCTCAACCCTTTATTGCAAACCATTCCTAAAGAAATTCGAGTGGATAAGATTTCTTCCATCAATGTTACTTTTGTCAATGACCCTGTTTTAGACGGTTCTTCAATAGGTGTTGCTATTAATGGTTTGCTGTCAGCAATAAACAGAACAACAGGTTTCGACCATCGTATACAAAATATTCAATCTTTGTCTTCTTGTGGTCGTCGTCCAGCCAAGATGGGTGGGATATCTATACATCAAAACGTTCTCAACTCAGCATCGGCGGTTTACTTCAAT GCAGGTGTTATGCATTTGGTTCTGGATAAATTACCCGAACAATACTTGTTAAATACAGCTGAATGGAAATACATTATTCCTCAGCTATATAAAAAATACCCGAATGCCGATATGATTCTGAATATTTCCATATCTTCACCGCCAATTCTAAGTGTTTCACACCAGAGTATTGATGCTACCATTTATGCTGACATAACGGTTGGAATCTTGGATGCTGGTGAAAGGGTACCTGTTGCATGCATTTCATcg CTATCTACTATTTCGTGTTATCCAGACATTTCAAGGGATAACATAACTGGAAGCATCAAATTGAATGATTTCAACATGTTCTTGAATTGGAGCAACATTGGcgttttacatatggatcttctCCAG CCATTTACAGAAACTCTTCTTAGAACAGTGGCAGTTCCATATTTGAACTTAATATTCTACTGGGGATTGCCTTTACCAACCTTCAAGGGGTATACGCTTAGCAATGCTAAATTCAGTTATGTTGGCTCTTCGGTTCTTATTTGTACAAACGTACATCAAGTGAAGAAACGGAAATACTATCCTGTTGCCGATCAATAG
- the LOC124945664 gene encoding long-chain-alcohol O-fatty-acyltransferase-like — protein sequence MDIFFIFKLSFSIAAALTYCYFITTKIPKGILRLLSLLPIILLFSLIPLHLTSAFNTAIAVFFLTWLGNFKLILFAFETGPLCSNSKKLSFPLFIAFSILPIRSKTVLVKRVSKFDLCLATEVVLLGVLFTVVDNYRGFIDSIHTKLIWVFYCLQTFLLVDVLIAGSNGLAKVLFGLELEPPSNKPYLATSLQDFWGRRWNLMVTNILRITIYKPVRSFAAHLVGEPTAKLTAIIATFLVSGLMHELLFYYVTKVSPTWEMTGFFVLHGVCVVVEFGLKKVFAGRRELPEMVLVVLTVGFVVATSFWLFFPPIINSGADTKVLDEFSMFVGYVKNIVPSQLKIF from the exons atggatatcttcttcatcttcaagcTCTCATTCTCCATAGCCGCCGCCCTCACATACTGTTACTTCATCACCACAAAAATTCCCAAAGGAATTCTCCGTCTACTCTCTCTCCTCCCAATAATCCTTCTCTTTTCTCTCATCCCTCTCCATCTCACCTCCGCCTTCAACACCGCCATCGCCGTCTTCTTCCTCACCTGGCTCGGCAATTTCAAACTCATCCTTTTCGCCTTCGAAACCGGTCCACTCTGTTCCAATTCAAAAAAACTATCTTTTCCCCTGTTTATCGCTTTCTCTATCCTCCCCATTCGATCTAAAACTGTTTTAGTCAAAAGGGTATCGAAGTTTGATCTTTGTTTAGCTACGGAAGTGGTTTTACTTGGGGTTTTATTTACTGTTGTAGATAATTATAGAGGTTTTATTGATTCGATTCATACGAAATTGATCTGGGTTTTTTATTGTTTACAAACGTTTCTTCTTGTTGATGTTTTAATTGCTGGTTCGAATGGTTTGGCTAAGGTTTTGTTTGGATTGGAACTTGAACCGCCGTCGAACAAACCCTATTTGGCTACTTCGTTGCAGGATTTTTGGGGAAGACGATGGAATCTCATGGTTACTAATATACTCAGAATTACTATTTATAAGCCG GTAAGGTCGTTTGCAGCGCATCTGGTTGGAGAGCCAACGGCGAAGTTGACAGCTATTATAGCGACATTTCTAGTATCGGGATTGATGCACGAGTTATTGTTCTATTATGTCACGAAAGTAAGCCCTACTTGGGAGATGACTGGATTCTTTGTTCTTCATGGTGTTTGTGTGGTGGTTGAGTTTGGTTTAAAGAAGGTGTTCGCTGGAAGGCGGGAGCTGCCGGAGATGGTATTGGTGGTGTTGACGGTGGGGTTCGTGGTGGCAACAAGTTTCTGGCTGTTTTTTCCGCCGATTATAAATAGTGGAGCCGATACAAAGGTTTTAGATGAATTTTCTATGTTTGTAGGCTATGTTAAGAACATAGTGCCTTCCCAATTGAAGATATTTTGA
- the LOC124946239 gene encoding uncharacterized mitochondrial protein AtMg00810-like, translated as MVVVLLYVDDIILTDSNYDEVARLQEELSLRFEMKKLGELGTFLDQLCKEVGRKFGMTDGKKSYTPLDVNPRLSRDEGTCLPDPRLYRALVGSLIYLTITRHDIAYVVGVVSRYMQKPRKPHLEEAKKILKYINTSLDIGLLYEKDAKFVLQGYADADFAGDRDDRMSTSGFCFSLWKH; from the exons ATGGTGGTGGTGCttctttatgtggatgacataatctTGACGGACAGTAACTATGATGAGGTTGCTCGTCTACAAGAAGAGCTCTCGCTtcgttttgagatgaagaagcttGGTGAACTTGGAACTTTCCTTG ATCAACTATGCAAAGAAGTTGGTAGAAAATTTGGTATGACTGATGGAAAAAAGAGCTATACTCCTCTCGACGTAAATCCTAGACTTAGTCGAGACGAAGGAACATGTCTACCAGATCCTCGTCTTTATCGTGCTCTTGTGGGAAGTTTGATTTATCTGACTATAACAAGGCATGATATTGCTTATGTAGTTGGAgtggtgagtcgatacatgcagAAGCCAAGGAAACCACACCTCGAAGAAGCGAAGAAAATTCTGAAGTATATTAATACCTCACTAGATATTGGTCTACTTTACGAAAAAGATGCAAAATTCGTCTTGCAAGGATATGCAGATGCTGACTTTGCTGGAGATCGAGACGATCGAATGTCCACATCTgggttttgtttttctttgtggaaACACTAG